One segment of Osmerus mordax isolate fOsmMor3 chromosome 28, fOsmMor3.pri, whole genome shotgun sequence DNA contains the following:
- the si:ch211-158d24.2 gene encoding multiple epidermal growth factor-like domains protein 9 isoform X1 encodes MRLTSLMMYISPALLFILYVYIGFSEAAPRVKPYDASSNVISRKPRSASETLESYYTIMPNRLPEDRFVLGPLPGLTPSPSIASTGVTSNTRPVSASHVSGTATTFQPPTTDPTTPSIESISTTRNQITAFISRISGSSKRSTDAQTSVFPPEKMMQTMVSMVSQRTTNDAWPADIIETHITSTENSQEVLCNCSSEGVLDPDDCDQSTGQCACMSGYTGLQCEDCEEGHFTNGTTGCLPCGCDSFGAVKPLCDSSGMCMCKTGVYGPKCDECHPGFFRFSSTGCQPCQCNNHTNYCHPQSGICLNCLDNTKGNNCEECKLKFYRSPGAAPSDACVSCPCSNTSSTGSCQSADSDGFPVCDDCLPGYSGQQCDSCSAGFYSSAGGCVPCDCSGNADPRGPAQPCHSVTGHCLSCVNNTTGPRCQLCAPGFTGDARAHNCTRPATRVIPIPVTRTTSEAPKTTNTMSATPSTTMIPTVLTSAPPSTSTTNSTTLLSAATTQALLTSLGSPTDNTTAALTEVSWTQFNIIILAVIILVVLLLLGFVGGVYTYREYQNRKLNAPFWTIELKEDNISFSSYHDSIPNADVSGLLEDEANEVTPNGQLALTTHAPNCYKA; translated from the exons ATGAGGTTAACGTCCTTAATGATGTACATATCTCCGGCTTTGCTATTTATTTTGTATGTGTATATTGGATTTTCTGAAGCCGCACCGCGCGTCAAACCCTACGATGCGTCGTCTAATGTTATCTCCAGGAAACCTCGCTCAGCCTCCGAGACTTTGGAGTCTTATTACACCATCATGCCTAATCGCTTACCTGAGGACAGATTTGTGCTAGGCCCTTTGCCTGGGCTTACACCTTCTCCCAGCATTGCTTCTACCGGCGTGACCAGCAATACGAGACCTGTCTCTGCATCTCATGTCTCGGGAACCGCAACCACCTTTCAGCCACCGACAACAGACCCAACTACACCGAGCATAGAATCTATATCAACAACTAGAAACCAAATAACAGCTTTTATCTCCAGAATATCTGGTTCTAGCAAAAGATCCACTGATGCACAAACATCAGTTTTTCCCCCTGAAAAAATGATGCAGACCATGGTCTCCATGGTTTCACAGCGTACCACAAATGATGCATGGCCTGCAGATATAATCGAAACACATATTACCTCAACCGAGAATAGTCAAG AGGTTCTCTGCAACTGCAGTAGCGAGGGGGTCCTGGACCCAGACGACTGTGACCAGAGCACGGGCCAGTGTGCCTGCATGTCGGGGTACACTGGCCTGCAGtgtgaggactgtgaggagGGCCACTTCACCAACGGCACCACCGGCTGCCTCCCCTGCGGCTGCGACTCCTTCGGCGCTGTGAAGcccctgtgtgacag CTCAgggatgtgtatgtgtaagaCTGGCGTGTACGGGCCCAAGTGCGACGAATGCCATCCAGGGTTCTTCCGTTTCAGCAGCACGGGATGCCAGCCGTGCCAGTGCAACAACCACACCAACTACTGCCACCCCCAATCCG GCATCTGTCTGAACTGTCTGGACAACACCAAAGGAAACAACTGTGAGGAGTGCAAGCTCAAGTTCTACCGGAGCCCCGGAGCTGCCCCGTCAGACGCTTGTgtctcctgcccctgctccaacACCAGCTCCACCGGCAGCTGTCAGTCTG CAGACTCTGATGGGTTCCCAGTGTGTGACGATTGCCTTCCTGGGTACAGTGGTCAGCAGTGTGACAGCTGCAGCGCTGGCTTCTACAGCTCGGCTGGTGGGTGTGTGCCTTGTGACTGCAGTGGGAATGCAGACCCCAGAGGTCCTGCCCAGCCCTGCCACTCGGTCACTGGGCACTGCCTGAGCTGCGTCAACAACACCACAGGGCCTCGCTGCCAGCTGTGCGCCCCCGGCTTCACAGGAGACGCCCGTGCCCACAACTGCACCCGCCCAG caACCCGGGTCATTCCAATCCCGGTAACCAGAACGACATCAGAAGCCCCCAAGACCACAAACACCATGTCTGCTACCCCTTCTACCACTATGATCCCCACCGTGCTCACCAGCGCCCCaccatccacctccaccaccaactCCACCACCCTGCTGAGCGCCGCCACCACCCAGGCCCTGCTGACCAGCCTGGGAAGCCCCACGGACAACACCACGGCGGCCCTGACCGAGGTCTCCTGGACCCAGTTCAACATCATCATCCTGGCCGTCATCATCCTGGTGGTGTTGCTGCTCCTGGGCTTCGTCGGGGGAGTCTACACCTACCGCGAGTACCAGAACCGCAAGCTCAATGCTCCCTTCTGGACCATCGAGCTGAAGGAGGACAACATCAGCTTCAGCAGCTACCACGACAGCATCCCCAACGCCGACGTGTCGGGCCTGCTGGAGGACGAGGCCAACGAGGTGACGCCCAACGGCCAGCTGGCGCTCACCACGCACGCCCCAAACTGCTACAAGGCCTAG
- the si:ch211-158d24.2 gene encoding multiple epidermal growth factor-like domains protein 9 isoform X2: MRLTSLMMYISPALLFILYVYIGFSEAAPRVKPYDASSNVISRKPRSASETLESYYTIMPNRLPEDRFVLGPLPGLTPSPSIASTGVTSNTRPVSASHVSGTATTFQPPTTDPTTPSIESISTTRNQITAFISRISGSSKRSTDAQTSVFPPEKMMQTMVSMVSQRTTNDAWPADIIETHITSTENSQEVLCNCSSEGVLDPDDCDQSTGQCACMSGYTGLQCEDCEEGHFTNGTTGCLPCGCDSFGAVKPLCDSSGMCMCKTGVYGPKCDECHPGFFRFSSTGCQPCQCNNHTNYCHPQSGICLNCLDNTKGNNCEECKLKFYRSPGAAPSDACVSCPCSNTSSTGSCQSDSDGFPVCDDCLPGYSGQQCDSCSAGFYSSAGGCVPCDCSGNADPRGPAQPCHSVTGHCLSCVNNTTGPRCQLCAPGFTGDARAHNCTRPATRVIPIPVTRTTSEAPKTTNTMSATPSTTMIPTVLTSAPPSTSTTNSTTLLSAATTQALLTSLGSPTDNTTAALTEVSWTQFNIIILAVIILVVLLLLGFVGGVYTYREYQNRKLNAPFWTIELKEDNISFSSYHDSIPNADVSGLLEDEANEVTPNGQLALTTHAPNCYKA; the protein is encoded by the exons ATGAGGTTAACGTCCTTAATGATGTACATATCTCCGGCTTTGCTATTTATTTTGTATGTGTATATTGGATTTTCTGAAGCCGCACCGCGCGTCAAACCCTACGATGCGTCGTCTAATGTTATCTCCAGGAAACCTCGCTCAGCCTCCGAGACTTTGGAGTCTTATTACACCATCATGCCTAATCGCTTACCTGAGGACAGATTTGTGCTAGGCCCTTTGCCTGGGCTTACACCTTCTCCCAGCATTGCTTCTACCGGCGTGACCAGCAATACGAGACCTGTCTCTGCATCTCATGTCTCGGGAACCGCAACCACCTTTCAGCCACCGACAACAGACCCAACTACACCGAGCATAGAATCTATATCAACAACTAGAAACCAAATAACAGCTTTTATCTCCAGAATATCTGGTTCTAGCAAAAGATCCACTGATGCACAAACATCAGTTTTTCCCCCTGAAAAAATGATGCAGACCATGGTCTCCATGGTTTCACAGCGTACCACAAATGATGCATGGCCTGCAGATATAATCGAAACACATATTACCTCAACCGAGAATAGTCAAG AGGTTCTCTGCAACTGCAGTAGCGAGGGGGTCCTGGACCCAGACGACTGTGACCAGAGCACGGGCCAGTGTGCCTGCATGTCGGGGTACACTGGCCTGCAGtgtgaggactgtgaggagGGCCACTTCACCAACGGCACCACCGGCTGCCTCCCCTGCGGCTGCGACTCCTTCGGCGCTGTGAAGcccctgtgtgacag CTCAgggatgtgtatgtgtaagaCTGGCGTGTACGGGCCCAAGTGCGACGAATGCCATCCAGGGTTCTTCCGTTTCAGCAGCACGGGATGCCAGCCGTGCCAGTGCAACAACCACACCAACTACTGCCACCCCCAATCCG GCATCTGTCTGAACTGTCTGGACAACACCAAAGGAAACAACTGTGAGGAGTGCAAGCTCAAGTTCTACCGGAGCCCCGGAGCTGCCCCGTCAGACGCTTGTgtctcctgcccctgctccaacACCAGCTCCACCGGCAGCTGTCAGTCTG ACTCTGATGGGTTCCCAGTGTGTGACGATTGCCTTCCTGGGTACAGTGGTCAGCAGTGTGACAGCTGCAGCGCTGGCTTCTACAGCTCGGCTGGTGGGTGTGTGCCTTGTGACTGCAGTGGGAATGCAGACCCCAGAGGTCCTGCCCAGCCCTGCCACTCGGTCACTGGGCACTGCCTGAGCTGCGTCAACAACACCACAGGGCCTCGCTGCCAGCTGTGCGCCCCCGGCTTCACAGGAGACGCCCGTGCCCACAACTGCACCCGCCCAG caACCCGGGTCATTCCAATCCCGGTAACCAGAACGACATCAGAAGCCCCCAAGACCACAAACACCATGTCTGCTACCCCTTCTACCACTATGATCCCCACCGTGCTCACCAGCGCCCCaccatccacctccaccaccaactCCACCACCCTGCTGAGCGCCGCCACCACCCAGGCCCTGCTGACCAGCCTGGGAAGCCCCACGGACAACACCACGGCGGCCCTGACCGAGGTCTCCTGGACCCAGTTCAACATCATCATCCTGGCCGTCATCATCCTGGTGGTGTTGCTGCTCCTGGGCTTCGTCGGGGGAGTCTACACCTACCGCGAGTACCAGAACCGCAAGCTCAATGCTCCCTTCTGGACCATCGAGCTGAAGGAGGACAACATCAGCTTCAGCAGCTACCACGACAGCATCCCCAACGCCGACGTGTCGGGCCTGCTGGAGGACGAGGCCAACGAGGTGACGCCCAACGGCCAGCTGGCGCTCACCACGCACGCCCCAAACTGCTACAAGGCCTAG
- the LOC136937918 gene encoding serine/threonine-protein phosphatase 6 catalytic subunit-like, which yields MAPLDLDKYAEIAKQCKYLPENDLKRLCDYVCDLLLEESNVQPVSTPVTVCGDIHGQFYDLCELFRTGGQVPDTNYIFMGDFVDRGYYSLETFTYLLVLKAKWPDRITLLRGNHESRQITQVYGFYDECQTKYGNANAWRYCTKVFDMLTVAALMDEQILCVHGGLSPDIKTLDQIRTIERNQEIPHKGAFCDLVWSDPEDVDTWAISPRGAGWLFGAKVTNEFVHINNLKLICRAHQLVHEGYKFMFDEKLVTVWSAPNYCYRCGNIASIMVFKDANTREPKLFRAVPDSERVIPPRTTTPYFL from the exons ATGGCGCCACTAGATTTGGACAAATATGCAGAGATCGCAAAGCAGTGCAAATACCTACCCGAAAACGATCTCAAG agaTTATGTGACTATGTTTGCGACCTATTGCTCGAGGAATCAAATGTCCAACCTGTGTCCACCCCAGTGACAGTGTGTGGGGATATACATGGACAG TTTTATGATCTGTGCGAATTATTCAGAACTGGAGGACAGGTCCCTGACACAAATTATATATTCATG GGTGACTTTGTCGACAGAGGATATTACAGTTTGGAGACATTCACGTACCTGCTGGTGTTAAAGGCCAAGTGGCCAGACCGTATCACATTACTGAGAGGGAATCATGAGAGCAGACAGATTACTCAAGTCTATGGCTTTTACG ATGAATGCCAAACCAAATATGGAAATGCCAACGCCTGGCGTTATTGTACCAAAGTGTTTGACATGCTGACAGTTGCTGCA CTGATGGATGAGCAGATCCTGTGTGTTCATGGCGGCCTCTCTCCAGACATAAAGACTCTGGATCAAATCAGAACCATTGAGCGTAACCAGGAAATCCCCCATAAAGGAGCTTTCTGtgacttggtctggtctgacccAGAGGATGTAGACACCTGGGCCATTAGCCCCAGGGGAGCTGGGTGGCTGTTTGGAGCAAAGGTCACAAACGAG TTTGTTCACATCAACAACTTGAAGCTGATTTGCCGGGCACATCAACTTGTACATGAAGGCTACAAGTTCATGTTCGATGAGAAGCTAGTTACCGTTTGGTCGGCTCCTAATTACTGCTATCGCTGCGGCAATATTGCTTCTATCATGGTCTTCAAAGATGCCAACACGAGGGAGCCTAAGCTTTTTAGGGCAGTACCTGACTCAGAGAGGGTAATTCCACCCAGGACGACAACACCATATTTTCTCTAA